In Kangiella koreensis DSM 16069, the DNA window GTACTGATTTTATTTTCGATTGAAGAGTATACACACCAAGAGATTGCTTCAGAAATGGGCATTAGCGAAAGCAACTCTAAGCAAATTTATAGCCGTTCTTTAAAGAAACTATCCCAACTTGCTCGGTTGGAACGCTACAGTGGTAAAGAGGTTAATTCTTATGAGTAAACAATCATTGATAGAGCACCAATTGTTCAGTAGCTGGCAGGAAGCTAAAGAGCTAACTATTCCTGAAAAAGTTGACCAAGCTGCTGAATCCGCTGTTATGGACGCTTTTGATAAACGCTATTCCAAAACTGGCCCCAGCATAAGTAAATCAGGTTACGTTTGGTTTTATGCTATGGCGGCGAGCTTTTTACTGGCCATTGTTTCTTGGCAGTCTTTGTTTCAGGAGCAGTTGTCTAATGATGAATTTTCACAACCAACAAAAATGTTGCTATTGGCCATCAATGAATCCAAGAAGCTTGAAGCGGCATTTGAGCAGTTAAAGCACGAGCCTCTTAGTGAGTTTGTTTATGTTGAAAAATTTCAATTAGAAAAGGAGCTATTGCTAATTAATAGCAAACTTGCTGAAGCCTATCATAATCGAGATAACCTGCATGATAAGTTGCAACTCTGGCATCAGAAAAACCAAACATTGTCTCAATTAAATGCACTGATGAAAAATGGAGGTAACGCTCATGCAACCCATATATAGGAGTCCACTTATGGTGATCAAAGCTATTTTGTTATTTGCCTTTTTGATAGGTCCTGTGGGTGTGTTAGGCAAAACTCAAGAGTTAAGAAGCGCAGAAGCACAAATTCTTGCTGAAAATCTAAAGCGAGAAATTAGCAGTACCCTTGCAGAAATTAACCGTCTAGAGAAGAAAGAAAATACAGATTCAAGCTCTTTATCATTTGTTTTATCTCAACCTGCTTATAGTTTTATAAATTTTGGTGTAGTGATTGATCCAGAAGCAAGTGCAGTCCTTTCTGTTTCGCCCCGCTCAAATGCCGAGGCTTTAGGTCTTAAGTCGGGTGATGTTATAGAACGATTGAGTGTTGATGGGGAGATTATCACCAATATATCTGATGGCCTTAAATTGAAACCAGGTAGTACTATTGAAGCCCAAGTTCAAAGAGGGAGTGGTGTAGTAACACTTAATACCGTCGCTCAAAGTTATATGACTCCTGCTTGGAGCTTACAGGTTTCTGCAAATGATTCAGTCCAGAATGAATCTGAACTAACGGGGTGTGGGTACCTTTCGGTCTTTTTTACTCCGCCCGGAACAAAGTATCAATACCCTGCTAAAGTATTTGAAATTGATGGAGAAAGCGGATTTCATTTCAGAGATACTATAAAGCTGCCCGCCGGACTACATACTTTAAAGGTACATGAATATATTCCGGATAATAGGATGTCCCGACGGAAACCGGGTATAGAAAGGGCTAAAACTTTGCAGTTAACTGTTGAGCCGAATAAGACCTACCATATTGCAGCACAATTCGAACCCCAAAAGCGTTTGACTATTGTAGATGAGACATATTGGGAGCCAGTTGTATGGAAGGTTTCAGAATCTAAATGTAGGCCCTAGTAGGCTTTATCTTCAAGAGTAATGCAAATGCCTACTAAGCCAAGTAGGCATTTGCGGTTTGTAATATCTTATTTTTACTAAAGATGAACTGTCGTTTTTTACCACCAACCTGATCCCAAAGGACAGCGCTCCGTATTGCAGCGAGTAATAAAGCACGGATCTTTGCTTGATTAGCAGACTGTTCAAGGTAGCGGCCATTGCCGGTTACTTGAATCTTAGCCGAGTAGGTTGAAATCGTGTCCTTATAAATATTAGCTAATTGCTCAATGAGATCGTGATTTATACCTTCGTGATACTCATGGAGTCGATTGGCTTGCTTAACTCTGGAGGCCATCACCTCTTGCATTTTGCTATCGGATAAAAATCGTTTTGCTAAGTTAAGCACGCCTACCAAATAACGGCCAAAGTCCGCATCCGCTTTGTTGCCTGATAACTGCTCGCTAAGCACTTTGAATCCAGTGTGTAAATATTTATGGTTCTTATAAATATCTTCTGCTTTGTTTGCATTCGTTTTTAAAACACTTTCAAGCATAATCTCAACGTCGGTTGGATCTGCTTCTCCGGTTCTTGCAATAGCGCGGACACACTCTAAAGCTTGGCAAATACCAGCCAAAGCTAGAACAATATTGGGGTAATTCGGTTGATTCATATTATCGTCTTATTTCTTTAATTATGCCGCCACCGAGGCAGACTTCGCCCTGATAGAAGACTACTGATTGTCCTGGCGTAACTGCTCGCTGTTTGTCATCGAATTCTACCAGCCATTGGGTGTCATTCAAGCGTTTAACCTGACATGGTACATCGTCTTGGCGATAGCGAGTTTTTGCTGTACATCTAAACTCATCAGAAGGCGGTTCTGTTGCAATCCAATCTAATTTGTCCGCAATTAAGCCGTGACTCATTAATAGAGGGTGTTCATGACCTTGGCCGACAATTAACACGTTACGTTTAAGATCTTTATTCAAGGTAAACCAAGGTTCCTCAGATGAGTCCTGTCTGCCACCAATCCCTAAGCCTTTACGTTGACCAAGAGTGTGATACATCAGGCCATTATGCTTTCCAATAACTTCACCTTCAGGCGTTTCTATGTTACCTGGTTGGGCGGGCAGGTATTGTTGTAAAAAGTCAGTGAATTTTCGCTCGCCAATGAAACATATTCCGGTGCTGTCTTTTTTCTTGGCGGTCACCAGACCTTGCTCTTCGGCAATTTTTCTGACTTCCGGTTTTTCAATACAACCTACTGGGAACAGCGTCTTTGCTATTTTTTCATGGCTAACACCGTAC includes these proteins:
- a CDS encoding PDZ domain-containing protein codes for the protein MVIKAILLFAFLIGPVGVLGKTQELRSAEAQILAENLKREISSTLAEINRLEKKENTDSSSLSFVLSQPAYSFINFGVVIDPEASAVLSVSPRSNAEALGLKSGDVIERLSVDGEIITNISDGLKLKPGSTIEAQVQRGSGVVTLNTVAQSYMTPAWSLQVSANDSVQNESELTGCGYLSVFFTPPGTKYQYPAKVFEIDGESGFHFRDTIKLPAGLHTLKVHEYIPDNRMSRRKPGIERAKTLQLTVEPNKTYHIAAQFEPQKRLTIVDETYWEPVVWKVSESKCRP
- the hflD gene encoding high frequency lysogenization protein HflD, producing the protein MNQPNYPNIVLALAGICQALECVRAIARTGEADPTDVEIMLESVLKTNANKAEDIYKNHKYLHTGFKVLSEQLSGNKADADFGRYLVGVLNLAKRFLSDSKMQEVMASRVKQANRLHEYHEGINHDLIEQLANIYKDTISTYSAKIQVTGNGRYLEQSANQAKIRALLLAAIRSAVLWDQVGGKKRQFIFSKNKILQTANAYLA
- the mnmA gene encoding tRNA 2-thiouridine(34) synthase MnmA, giving the protein MTDKAPENTHVIVGMSGGVDSSVSAYLLKKQGYQVEGLFMKNWEEDDTDEYCSAAEDLADAQAVCDKLGIKLRTVNFAAEYWDRVFEYFLEEYKAGRTPNPDIMCNKEIKFKAFLDYAQLLGADYIATGHYVRRGEADGKATLLRGLDLNKDQSYFLYGVSHEKIAKTLFPVGCIEKPEVRKIAEEQGLVTAKKKDSTGICFIGERKFTDFLQQYLPAQPGNIETPEGEVIGKHNGLMYHTLGQRKGLGIGGRQDSSEEPWFTLNKDLKRNVLIVGQGHEHPLLMSHGLIADKLDWIATEPPSDEFRCTAKTRYRQDDVPCQVKRLNDTQWLVEFDDKQRAVTPGQSVVFYQGEVCLGGGIIKEIRR